One stretch of Harmonia axyridis chromosome 1, icHarAxyr1.1, whole genome shotgun sequence DNA includes these proteins:
- the LOC123675037 gene encoding transcription initiation factor IIB-like: MEDYRAGDLICQEYGLVVGDRVIDVGSEWRTFSDEKSKGGDPSRVGGRENTLLSGGDLSTMVGPGGRGDAAFDSSGNSKYKNRRDLRSSDKAMVSAIKKISGMGERINVPSSITDRANNLFKRVINNLKGRSRDAITAACLYIACRQEHVPRTFKEICAVSTVSKKEIGRVFKLILKALETTVDLVNTGDFMSRFCANLELPIKVQKAAICIANKVKEFDIVTGKSPVSIAAAAIFMASQASECKKSALEIAEIAGAAESTIKNTYRLMYPQAFRLFPEDFEFDTPVYRLPTM, from the exons ATGGAGGATTATAGAGCCGGAGACCTTATTTGTCAAGAATATGGATTAGTGGTTGGGGACAg AGTTATAGATGTGGGCTCGGAGTGGAGGACTTTTAGTGATGAGAAGAGTAAAGGTGGTGATCCCTCACGTGTTGGTGGGCGTGAGAATACATTACTCAGTGGTGGAGATTTATCAACAATGGTCGGTCCTGGAGGACGAG GTGATGCAGCATTCGATTCATCTGGAAACTCCAAATATAAAAACCGTAGAGATCTAAGAAGTTCCGACAAAGCTATGGTTTCTGCAATAAAGAAGATTTCTGGAATGGGTGAAAGGATAAATGTGCCAAGTTCGATTACTGACCGAgctaataatttattcaaacgAGTTATAAATAATCTGAAAG GCAGATCTCGTGATGCTATAACTGCAGCTTGTTTATACATAGCCTGCAGACAAGAACATGTACCTCGTActttcaaagaaatttgtgcAGTGAGTACAGTCAGCAAAAAAGAAATTGGACGTGTTTTCAAACTGATTCTTAAAGCTTTGGAAACTACAGTTGATCTTGTAAATACAGGTGACTTCATGTCTCGGTTCTGCGCAAATTTGGAACTTCCAATTAAGGTACAAAAAGCTGCAATATGCATAGCAAACAAAGTGAAGGAATTCGACATTGTTACTGGAAAGTCTCCCGTTTCCATTGCAGCAGCCGCCATATTCATGGCGTCTCAG GCATCCGAATGTAAGAAAAGTGCACTTGAAATTGCAGAAATTGCCGGTGCTGCAGAATCTACGATCAAAAATACATATCGGCTAATGTATCCTCAAGCATTCCGACTATTCCCCGAAGATTTCGAATTTGATACTCCCGTTTATCGGTTGCCTACTATGTAA